A region of the Candidatus Eisenbacteria bacterium genome:
GCCGCGCTCTGGAAGAAGGTGGGCATGAAGCCGGACCACATCGTGGCGCTGGGCCGCGCCGACAACTTCTGGGGGCCGGCCGGCGGGCAGGGTCCGTGCGGGCCATGCAGCGAGATCTACTTCGATCTCGGGGAACAGCGGCCGGGCTACCTGGAGGCCGGCGCCTTCTGGGGCGAGAAGCCGGGCGATCCCGGCGACCGCTACATGGAGTTCTGGAACCTGGTCTTTCCGCAGTTCGACGCCGCGCCTGACGGCACCCTCACGCCGCTCGCGCGCCCGGGGATCGATACCGGCATGGGGCTCGAGCGCCTGGCGATGCTCATGCAGGGAAAGAGCAGCATCTTCGACGCCGATGTCTTCACGCCACTGGTGGAGAGGGTGCTCGCCAGAGCCGGGCGCTCGGCGGCACAGGCGCTCTGGCCGGTCGCGCGAGACGCACGGATCATCGCGGACCACGTGCGTGCTCTGACCTTCGCCATCGCCGAGGGCGCCTTGCCGGGCAACGAGGGAGCGGGCTACGTGCTGCGCCGGTTGCTGCGACGCGCGGTCACGCGGGGCCGGGCCCGGAATGGTCTGGCGATGAGGGAGCCGTTCATGGCCTCCTGCGCGGAACGGGCGGTCGAGATCTTCGGCGAGCACTACCGCGAGCTCACCCAGCACGCCAGGGAGATCCTCGGCGTGCTCGAGCGCGAGGAGACGAAATTCGCCGAGACGTTCGAGGCCGGCCTGGCGAGGCTCGAGGAGCTGCTGGGCTCGAGCAAGAGGCTCGCGGGCGATGATGCCTTCATGCTCCACGACACGTATGGATTCCCCATCGAGCTCACCGAGGAGATCGCGGCGGAGCGCGGCGTGCAGGTGGACCGTGAAGGGTTCGATCGCGCGATGAAGACGCAGCGCGATCGCGCCCGCACGGCGAGCAAGTTCGCGCAGCGCGCCGGTTCGGAGGCGGGGGCATGGACCGAAGCCACGTCCGGAGCCGATTCGCGATTCCTCGGCTACGAGACGCTCGCGGCGAGCGGGGTGTCGCTGCGGCGCTGGCGCGAAGCGGAAGAAGGCGTGGACGCCGTGCTGGACCAGACGCCGTTCTACGCCGAATCCGGCGGACAGGTGGCCGACCGCGGTCAGATCGCCGGTGACGGCGTGACGGCGCTCGTGACGCACGTGTTCCGTGAAGGCGAGAGCATCGTGCACCGCGTGCGTCTCGCAGGCGATCGCGCGCGCTGGCTCGAGGCCGGGGCGGGAGGCCGGCTCGAAGCCCGCGTGGATGCCGGGCACCGTCTGGCCACTCAGCGCCATCACACCGCGACGCACATGCTGCACGCGTCCTTGCGCCAGACCCTGGGCACGCACGTGCGTCAGGCCGGATCGCTGGTGGCGCCGGACCGCCTGCGCTTCGACTACACCCACTTCGAGGCGCCGAGCGGCGAACAGCTCGCCGAGATCGAGCGGCGCGTCGCCGAATGGGCGCTGCGGAACACGCCGGTGTCCTGGGAAGTCATGCCGCTCGAGAAGGCCAAAGGGCTCGGCGCCATGGCGCTCTTCGGCGAGAAGTACGGCGCCGACGTGCGCGTCGTCACCGTCGCCGGTGTCGAGGAGATCGGAGTCCCCGTGAGCCGCGAGCTGTGCGGCGGCACCCACGTCGCGCGCACCGGGGACATCGGCCCATTCCTGCTGGTTTCCGACTCGGCGATCGCGAGCGGCGTGCGCCGGATCGAGGCCCTGTGCGGTCACGAAGCGCTCGGCTGGCTCAAGAGCCACGCCGAAACCCTCGCGCGCGCCGCCGCGGCGTTTCAGGTGAAGCCGGAAGCCGTGCCGCAGCAGATCGAGAAGCTCAAGGCCGACATCGATCGACTCAAGAAGGCGCAGGCCGAGGCGGACAAGGGCGGGCTCGAGGCCGAGATGGCGCGCGTCGCGGCGGGGGCGACCGTGTCGCCGGGCGGCCGATGGGCCGTGGCCCGCCTCGAATCCGAGGCCGACATCAACGCCGCGCGCGACGCGGCCGACAAGCTGCGCGGCTCGCTCCAGCGCGGCGCCGCCGTGCTCGCCATCACCGCGGGCGGCAAGATCACGCTGCTCGCCGCGGTCACCGACGATCTGGTGGCCGAGAAGAAGCTCAACGCCTCCGACCTGGTGAAGAAGGTGGCCCAGGTGGCGGGCGGCTCGGGCGGTGGCAAGCCGCATCTGGCGCTGGCCGGCGCGAAGGACGCCTCCAAGGTCGACGAGGCCCTGGCCGAAGCGAAGCGGCTGCTGGCGGAAGCGCTCGGATGAAGGCGCTGGTGCTGGCCGGCGGCCGCGGAACCCGCCTGCGCCCGATCACTCATACCAGCGCCAAGCAGCTCGTCCCGGTGGCGAACAAGCCGGTGCTCTTCTACGGGCTCGAGGCCATCCGCGCTGCCGGCATCCTCGAGGTCGGCATCGTGGTCGGCGATCCGCGCGAGATGCTGCAGCCCGATCATCGCACCGGCGAGCGCACGACCGTGATGGTCAACAGCCAGGCCGAGATCCGCGCGGCGGTCGGCGACGGCTCGGCATTCGGCCTCGAGGTGACCTACATCGAGCAGGAGGCGCCGCTCGGGCTCGCACACGCGGTCAAGATCTCGGAAGACTTCATGGGTGACCATCCGTTCGTGATGTACCTCGGCGACAACCTGATCAAGGACGGCATCACGCCCTTCGTGCGCGAGTTCGAAGCCGAACGGCCCGACGCGCAGATCCTGCTGGCGCACGTCCGGAACCCGAGCGAGTTCGGCGTCGCGGAGCTCGAGGGGGATCACGTGGTGCGGCTGGAGGAGAAGCCGGCCCATCCCCGCAGCGATCTGGCGCTCGTCGGCGTCTACCTGTTCAGCCGCTGCGTGTTCGACGCCGTGCGTGCGATCCGGCCCTCGAAGCGCGGCGAGCTGGAGATCACCGATGCCATCCAGCAGCTCATCTCTTCCGGCAAGCGCGTGCGCTCGCACGTGATCGAAGGATGGTGGAAGGACACGGGCAAGGTCGAGGACATGCTGGAAGGGAATCGCATGATGCTCGGCGCGCTCGAGTCCAGGATCGAAGGCACGGTCGACGCCGCGACCGCCATCGAGGGCATGGTGCGCATCGGCAAGGGAGCGACGGTCGAGCGCTCGCGGCTGCGCGGCCCGCTCGTGATCGGCGAAGGCGCCCGGGTGTCGGACGCCTACATCGGCCCGTTCACGTCGCTGGGCCCTGGCGTCGAGCTTCGTGGCTGCGAGATCGAGCACTCGATCGTGCTCGAGAAGAGCCGGCTGCTCTCGGTGCCGGTGCGCATCGAGTCGAGCCTCATCGGCAAGGAGGCCGTGATCACCGCGAGCGAGGCCCGGCCGCGCGCTCACCGGCTCATGATCGGCGATTCGAGCCGGGTGGAGCTGGCGTGAGAGCGGTGGTGACCGGCGCTCGAGGAATGCTCGGACATGCGCTGGTGCCGGCGCTCGCATCCGCCGGTTGGGACGTCTTCCCGCTCGACAAGCTGGACGCGGATGTCACGCGCCGCGACCAGCTGCGCCGGGTTTTCGCGGAGGCGCGGCCCGACTGGGTCTTTCACCTGGCTGCTTTCACCAGGGTCAACGAGTGCGAGCATCGCGAGGAATACGCGCGGCTGGTGAACGGGCACGGCGCAGGCAATGCCGCCAGCGCCGCCGCCGAGGTGGGAGCGGCGGTGCTGTTCGTATCCTCGGACTACGTGTTCGACGGCCGCGCCTCGGAGCCTTACCGCGAGGATCATCCGACCGCTCCACTCAACGCCTATGGAAGATCCAAGGCCGAGGGCGAGAAGGCCACCCGCGCCATGAACCCGCGCCATCTGATCGTACGCACCGCGTGGCTGTTCGGGCATGGCGGCCGGAACTTTCCCGATCTGATCCTCGAGAAAGCCCGGCGCGGAGAGAAGCTTTCGGTGGTGAACGATCAGACCGGATCGCCGACCTGGACGCGCGCCCTGGCGCCCGCATTGGTGCGACTCGTCGCCACCGGTCAGCTGGGAACGTTCCACTGCACGTGTTCGGGCCAGTGCAACTGGTTCCAGCTCGCCGTGCACCTGGTGGAGCGCGAGGGTCTGGACGTGCCGGTGCAGGCGATCGCCAGCGAGTCTCTCGGGCCGCCGACGCGGCCCGCCTTCTCCGTGCTCGACAACCGACGCTATGAAGAGGCGACGGGCGACCGCATGCCGTGCTGGAAGGAATCGATCGACGCCTATCTCGATTCGCGCAGCGCCGATCACGCCATCGGGGAGGGAACGTGAGAAAGAGTCGAAGGCCCGCCCAGAACGGACCGCTCGAGCGAGCCGTCCGCGCGGTCCTCAAGGACGCGAGCCGGTCCATGGCGCGTGTCGAGCGCGGCACGGCGCGCCCGATCGCCGCGGCGGCCGAGGCGCTGATCGCCTGCTTCGAAGGCGGCGGCACCGTCTTCTTCTGCGGCAACGGGGGCAGCGCGGCGGATGCGCAACACCTCGCATGCGAGTTCGCCGGGCGTTATCTGATCGACCGCCCCGGATTGCCCGCGGTCGCGCTCTCCACCAACACCTCGAGCCTCACCTCGATCGGCAACGACTTCGGCTTCGACGTGGTGTTCTCGCGGCAGCTCGAAGGCCTGGGGACGCCCGGCGACGTGCTGGTGGCGCTGACCACGAGCGGCGGCTCGCCCAACGTGCTGCGCGCGGTGGAGACGGCGCATGGTCTCGGCATGATCGTGATCGGGTTCACCGGTCTCAAGGGGAAGTCCTTCGCCGCGAGGTGCGACCATGCGCTCGTGACGCCGCACACGCTGACCCCGCGGGTCCAGGAGGGCCATATCGCGATGGGCCATGCGCTGTGCCAGGTGGTGGAAAGGGCTCTGTTCCCCGAGCCGCCTCGCCGCAAGGGACGCGCGCGGTGATCGGAGCTCTGATCGAGGCGCTGCGCCCGCGCCAGTGGACCAAGAACCTCCTGGTGTTCGCCGGCGTCCTGTTCTCGCGACAGATCGGAGATCTCTCGCTGGTTCTGCGCGCGCTCGAAGGGTTCCTCGCCTTCTCCCTCGTGGCCAGTGCCAGCTACCTGTGGAACGACCTGCGCGACCTCGAGGCGGATCGCCAGCATCCCAGGAAGCGGCTGCGCGCGATCGCTTCGGGCCGGCTTCCGGTCGCGGTGGCGAGGATCGCCGCACCGCTCGTGCTGGCGGCCGGTGTTCTGCTCGCGTGGAGGCTGGGGATGGGGTTCGTCGGCGTGCTGGCGGGATACCTCATCCTCAACCTGGCCTACACCGCGTTTCTCAAGCGTCAGGTCCTGCTCGACGTCTTCACGATCTCCGTGGGGTTCGTCATGCGCGCGATCGCCGGAGTGGAGCTGCTGTTGCCGGTGGCCCCGGATACCGAGCTCTCGCCATGGCTCCTGGTCTGCACCTTCTTCGGCGCGTTGTTCCTCGCGCTCTCCAAGCGTCGCCGCGAGCTGGCCGGCGCCGGAGATCACGCATCACGCCAGCGCGAGGTGCTCGAGTCGTATACGCCTCAACTGCTCGACGGTCTGCTGATGGTGACCGCGGCGTCCAGCACGATGGGTTACGCGCTCTACACCATCTGGCCGGGAACGGTCGCGAAGTTCGGCACCGAAGCGCTCCTCTACACCGTGCCCTTCGTCGCCTACGGAATCTTCCGCTACCTGTACCTGGTGGGCGTCTCGGACCGGACCGAGGACCCGTCTCACGTGCTGCTCACCGACCGGCCGCTGGCCGTGTGCATCCTCGGCTACCTGGCCGCCGTCCTGATCATCCTCTACGGCCGATGGTGAGCCGCCGCCCCGGATCCCGATCCCGCCCATCGCGGGTGCGATCGATTCGGGTCGAGGCGCGAGCCAAGCTCAACCTGGGATTGGTGGTCGGGCCCAAGCGCCCCGATGGGTATCACGAGATCGCGACCGTCTTTCAGTCGATCTCGCTGTCCGACACCCTCGTCATTCGTCCACGCCCGCAAGGCTTTCGGCTGACGATCCGGTGGGAGGAAGCGGCCGTCACAGGCCGCGGGCCTCGACCGACTTTGAGTGCGGGGCCGGGCAATCTGGTTCTTCGCGCTGCACGCCTCTTTCAAAGACGCGTAGGGCTGAAGGAAGGCGCGTCATTCCAACTGGTCAAGCGCATTCCCGTGGGGGCCGGCCTGGGCGGAGGAAGTGCGGACGCGGCCGCGACCCTTCTGGGCCTGGAGCGATTGCAAAATATGCGTCTCGATCCGAGACAGCGCCGCGAGCTGGCTGAAGAGCTGGGATCGGACGTCCCATTTGTCATGCGCGGTGGCACCGCTCTTGGCCGGGGACGCGGCGAGCGACTCCATTGGACTCGATTGGCCAGACCGTTTCGAGCGGTCCTGGCTGTCCCTTCATGGCAGGTGTCGACTGCCGAAGCGTATCGACGCATCGACCGAACCAAATATGGCTTGACAGGGTGGGCGGCCAATCTAAGATCGGCTCAACTTCTTGAACGCGCGGAAGTAACGGCGATTCGCTGCATGCGACTCGGCAACTCGTTCGAAGAAGTGCTTGGAATCAGGAAGAGAGAGTTCGAGTCACTGAGGACTCGATTGCAAAGGGCCGGGCTACAACGACCGCAAATGACCGGAAGCGGCTCGTCAGTTTTCGGAATCCTCGTACCGAGTGTTGACGTAGCGTCCGTCATCGCGCGC
Encoded here:
- a CDS encoding glucose-1-phosphate thymidylyltransferase, with product MKALVLAGGRGTRLRPITHTSAKQLVPVANKPVLFYGLEAIRAAGILEVGIVVGDPREMLQPDHRTGERTTVMVNSQAEIRAAVGDGSAFGLEVTYIEQEAPLGLAHAVKISEDFMGDHPFVMYLGDNLIKDGITPFVREFEAERPDAQILLAHVRNPSEFGVAELEGDHVVRLEEKPAHPRSDLALVGVYLFSRCVFDAVRAIRPSKRGELEITDAIQQLISSGKRVRSHVIEGWWKDTGKVEDMLEGNRMMLGALESRIEGTVDAATAIEGMVRIGKGATVERSRLRGPLVIGEGARVSDAYIGPFTSLGPGVELRGCEIEHSIVLEKSRLLSVPVRIESSLIGKEAVITASEARPRAHRLMIGDSSRVELA
- the alaS gene encoding alanine--tRNA ligase, which gives rise to MTTPMTPVVSRSAAELRRAFLDFFVARGHTLVPSAPLVPNDPTLLFTTAGMVQFKPYYTAQGDVPYKGRAVSVQKCLRLTDLENVGRTPRHDTFFEMLGNFSFGDPTKGAYFKEEAIAFAWEFVTAELKLPVGRLYASIFEGEGKLPRDDEAAALWKKVGMKPDHIVALGRADNFWGPAGGQGPCGPCSEIYFDLGEQRPGYLEAGAFWGEKPGDPGDRYMEFWNLVFPQFDAAPDGTLTPLARPGIDTGMGLERLAMLMQGKSSIFDADVFTPLVERVLARAGRSAAQALWPVARDARIIADHVRALTFAIAEGALPGNEGAGYVLRRLLRRAVTRGRARNGLAMREPFMASCAERAVEIFGEHYRELTQHAREILGVLEREETKFAETFEAGLARLEELLGSSKRLAGDDAFMLHDTYGFPIELTEEIAAERGVQVDREGFDRAMKTQRDRARTASKFAQRAGSEAGAWTEATSGADSRFLGYETLAASGVSLRRWREAEEGVDAVLDQTPFYAESGGQVADRGQIAGDGVTALVTHVFREGESIVHRVRLAGDRARWLEAGAGGRLEARVDAGHRLATQRHHTATHMLHASLRQTLGTHVRQAGSLVAPDRLRFDYTHFEAPSGEQLAEIERRVAEWALRNTPVSWEVMPLEKAKGLGAMALFGEKYGADVRVVTVAGVEEIGVPVSRELCGGTHVARTGDIGPFLLVSDSAIASGVRRIEALCGHEALGWLKSHAETLARAAAAFQVKPEAVPQQIEKLKADIDRLKKAQAEADKGGLEAEMARVAAGATVSPGGRWAVARLESEADINAARDAADKLRGSLQRGAAVLAITAGGKITLLAAVTDDLVAEKKLNASDLVKKVAQVAGGSGGGKPHLALAGAKDASKVDEALAEAKRLLAEALG
- a CDS encoding D-sedoheptulose 7-phosphate isomerase: MRKSRRPAQNGPLERAVRAVLKDASRSMARVERGTARPIAAAAEALIACFEGGGTVFFCGNGGSAADAQHLACEFAGRYLIDRPGLPAVALSTNTSSLTSIGNDFGFDVVFSRQLEGLGTPGDVLVALTTSGGSPNVLRAVETAHGLGMIVIGFTGLKGKSFAARCDHALVTPHTLTPRVQEGHIAMGHALCQVVERALFPEPPRRKGRAR
- a CDS encoding decaprenyl-phosphate phosphoribosyltransferase, yielding MIGALIEALRPRQWTKNLLVFAGVLFSRQIGDLSLVLRALEGFLAFSLVASASYLWNDLRDLEADRQHPRKRLRAIASGRLPVAVARIAAPLVLAAGVLLAWRLGMGFVGVLAGYLILNLAYTAFLKRQVLLDVFTISVGFVMRAIAGVELLLPVAPDTELSPWLLVCTFFGALFLALSKRRRELAGAGDHASRQREVLESYTPQLLDGLLMVTAASSTMGYALYTIWPGTVAKFGTEALLYTVPFVAYGIFRYLYLVGVSDRTEDPSHVLLTDRPLAVCILGYLAAVLIILYGRW
- the rfbD gene encoding dTDP-4-dehydrorhamnose reductase, with product MRAVVTGARGMLGHALVPALASAGWDVFPLDKLDADVTRRDQLRRVFAEARPDWVFHLAAFTRVNECEHREEYARLVNGHGAGNAASAAAEVGAAVLFVSSDYVFDGRASEPYREDHPTAPLNAYGRSKAEGEKATRAMNPRHLIVRTAWLFGHGGRNFPDLILEKARRGEKLSVVNDQTGSPTWTRALAPALVRLVATGQLGTFHCTCSGQCNWFQLAVHLVEREGLDVPVQAIASESLGPPTRPAFSVLDNRRYEEATGDRMPCWKESIDAYLDSRSADHAIGEGT